The Ralstonia wenshanensis genome includes a region encoding these proteins:
- a CDS encoding ABC transporter substrate-binding protein, with product MDRRQFVRSSVALGGAMMLSPTARAAEAGVFADKIVFGQTVGFDSVWGGLYKNYTNGLLAGFEQVNAQGGVAGRKLVVKRLEDNYLPDKAVANVKTLMQDGVFGLVCMGGTGNTIAALPLLEQYRLPMVGAMTGATAARKASAPLFHTRASYADEVTKMVQHATTIGLKRVAVVYQDNPFGSGNADAAKAAASKFGAQIVALIPHNAKGDDIDMVVDKIAAANPQTTLLFTSPASVADMLMRYQAKHGPVPLPQPWILSVTTPKTVFEKAGTLAHGVAVTQVMPGPNVRTQPLVRAFREANDKFGDHNNQTYEAVEGFLTARVIVEGLRACGSNPTREAFIQALEGFGTRDFGGVRVHYDRNNHAGLDYVDVTMIGSNGHLVG from the coding sequence ATGGACCGGAGGCAATTCGTACGGAGTTCAGTAGCACTGGGCGGCGCAATGATGCTGTCGCCCACGGCACGCGCGGCGGAGGCCGGCGTGTTTGCAGACAAGATCGTCTTTGGGCAGACGGTCGGGTTCGACAGCGTGTGGGGCGGGCTGTACAAGAACTACACCAATGGCCTGCTGGCCGGCTTCGAGCAAGTCAACGCCCAGGGCGGCGTGGCCGGCCGCAAGCTGGTCGTCAAGCGGCTCGAAGACAACTACCTGCCCGACAAGGCCGTGGCCAACGTCAAGACGCTCATGCAGGACGGCGTGTTCGGGCTGGTGTGCATGGGCGGCACCGGCAACACCATCGCCGCATTGCCACTGCTGGAGCAATACCGCCTGCCGATGGTGGGCGCCATGACAGGCGCCACCGCCGCGCGCAAAGCCAGCGCACCGCTGTTCCACACGCGCGCCAGCTACGCCGACGAAGTCACGAAGATGGTGCAGCACGCCACCACCATCGGGCTCAAGCGCGTGGCCGTGGTCTACCAGGACAACCCCTTCGGCTCCGGCAATGCCGACGCTGCCAAAGCCGCCGCCAGCAAGTTCGGTGCGCAGATCGTTGCGCTCATTCCGCACAACGCCAAGGGCGACGATATCGACATGGTGGTCGACAAGATTGCCGCCGCCAACCCGCAGACCACGCTGCTGTTTACGTCGCCCGCCTCCGTGGCCGACATGCTGATGCGCTATCAAGCCAAGCACGGCCCCGTGCCGTTGCCGCAGCCGTGGATCCTGTCTGTTACCACGCCCAAGACCGTGTTCGAGAAGGCCGGCACGCTGGCCCATGGCGTGGCTGTCACGCAAGTCATGCCGGGCCCCAACGTGCGGACCCAGCCGCTGGTGCGCGCGTTTCGCGAGGCCAATGACAAGTTCGGCGACCACAACAACCAGACCTACGAAGCGGTGGAGGGCTTTCTCACCGCCCGCGTCATCGTGGAGGGCCTGCGCGCCTGCGGCAGCAACCCCACGCGCGAAGCCTTCATCCAGGCGCTGGAAGGCTTCGGCACACGCGACTTTGGCGGCGTGCGCGTCCATTACGACCGCAACAACCACGCCGGGCTGGATTACGTGGACGTAACCATGATCGGAAGTAACGGCCACCTGGTCGGCTGA
- a CDS encoding glycosyl hydrolase family 28 protein yields MNMQTKVGLILAASLLAAGAAGSAGAQTLATGDSRTVTQPTYPGICTTINARYSSALRTSPPSSSADDTSVIQQALTNCKGTGKSVVLAASGSNDAFYTGSLSISGAGLVINSGVTLFGNDSYSGNANLLSFTGTNASLMGPGTVDGRGDIITGTPRLVQASNITNFTVYNVTLAQAAHPNLYVEGGNGFTAWGVSIRTPATRKNADGIDIDSLTNATVTRSDIEAGDDGIAVKTNSGDISNVTVSNTRLHGTHGLSVGSIDQNTVSNILFTNNYVYGNDLSGTQSTNNNGINVKTGPCSLTVKQVSYVNTCMTGVKHLIVMDTNYNACTTGGSPSLSNIVVNGAYSTQSVSGAYTKIDGRNASFPVNAYLANVSLDATAQSGDQYANVGLYKSNDVPSGTGVTTSSFTMSGSVPSCSF; encoded by the coding sequence ATGAACATGCAAACCAAGGTCGGGTTGATCCTGGCCGCATCCTTGTTGGCTGCCGGCGCTGCGGGCTCCGCCGGTGCGCAGACGTTGGCCACGGGAGACAGCCGCACTGTCACGCAGCCGACGTATCCGGGTATCTGCACGACGATCAACGCGCGGTATTCAAGCGCGCTGCGCACGTCGCCGCCATCGTCTTCGGCTGACGACACCAGCGTCATTCAGCAGGCACTGACCAACTGCAAAGGCACCGGCAAGAGCGTGGTGTTGGCCGCTTCCGGCTCGAATGACGCGTTTTACACGGGCAGCCTGTCTATCAGCGGAGCGGGGCTCGTCATCAATTCCGGCGTGACGCTGTTCGGCAACGACAGCTACAGCGGCAACGCCAACTTGCTGTCGTTTACGGGCACCAATGCATCGCTCATGGGTCCGGGCACGGTGGATGGCCGTGGCGACATCATCACCGGCACGCCGCGCCTCGTGCAGGCGAGCAACATCACGAACTTCACCGTCTACAACGTCACGCTGGCACAGGCTGCGCACCCGAACCTGTATGTGGAAGGCGGCAACGGCTTTACCGCGTGGGGTGTGTCCATCCGCACGCCGGCCACGCGCAAGAACGCAGACGGCATCGACATCGACAGCCTGACCAACGCCACCGTCACGCGATCCGATATCGAGGCCGGAGACGATGGCATTGCCGTCAAGACCAACTCGGGCGACATTTCCAACGTGACGGTGTCGAACACGCGGCTGCACGGCACGCATGGCCTGTCGGTGGGCAGCATCGACCAGAACACCGTGTCGAACATCCTGTTCACGAACAACTACGTGTACGGCAATGACCTGAGCGGCACGCAGTCCACCAACAACAACGGCATCAACGTGAAGACGGGGCCGTGCTCGCTCACCGTCAAGCAGGTGAGCTACGTCAACACCTGCATGACCGGCGTGAAGCATCTGATTGTGATGGACACGAACTACAACGCGTGCACGACCGGCGGCAGCCCGTCGCTGTCGAACATCGTGGTCAACGGTGCGTACTCCACGCAATCGGTGTCGGGTGCGTACACGAAGATCGACGGCCGCAACGCGAGCTTCCCGGTCAACGCGTACCTGGCCAATGTCAGCCTGGATGCCACGGCGCAAAGCGGTGACCAGTACGCCAATGTCGGCCTGTACAAGTCGAACGATGTGCCGTCGGGCACCGGCGTGACTACGTCGAGCTTCACGATGTCGGGCAGTGTGCCGAGCTGTTCGTTCTGA
- a CDS encoding MEKHLA domain-containing protein, with the protein MTASLSLDPQFFHLLADSHQRLVGAPLFDSTIARADAARWLYEDAPFCVLAHNTDADPRFIYANRAAQRCFEYDWDGITALRSRFSAEQPNREERAQLLESVRTRGFATGYRGVRISRSGRRFWIEGGTVWNLVDSDGVYHGQAATFHQWHDV; encoded by the coding sequence ATGACGGCATCCCTTAGCCTGGACCCGCAGTTCTTCCACCTCCTTGCCGACAGCCACCAACGGCTGGTTGGCGCGCCGCTGTTCGACAGCACCATCGCGCGCGCTGATGCGGCCCGGTGGCTTTACGAAGACGCGCCGTTCTGCGTGCTGGCACACAACACCGATGCCGACCCGCGCTTCATCTATGCGAACCGCGCCGCGCAGCGCTGCTTTGAATACGATTGGGACGGCATCACAGCGTTGCGCTCGCGTTTTTCGGCCGAGCAGCCGAACCGCGAAGAACGCGCGCAATTGCTCGAATCGGTCCGCACCCGTGGGTTCGCCACTGGGTATCGCGGCGTGCGCATCTCGCGCTCCGGCAGGCGGTTCTGGATCGAGGGCGGCACCGTGTGGAATCTCGTCGACAGCGACGGTGTGTACCACGGGCAAGCTGCCACCTTCCACCAATGGCATGACGTGTGA
- a CDS encoding GNAT family N-acetyltransferase, protein MTEIRPAQFPDDMAAVQAIFREYVASPSVSLDFQDYKAEFADLPGKYAAPRGQLLLAWKADAVVGCAAFREVDATTCEMKRVYVRPAARGEQLGRRLVQHLLQDARAAGYARMCLDVLPEFKAAQQLYLSLGFTPAPPATFNPVPGTLFLGRAL, encoded by the coding sequence ATGACAGAGATCCGCCCCGCGCAGTTTCCTGACGACATGGCCGCCGTGCAGGCCATCTTCCGTGAATACGTTGCCAGCCCGAGCGTCAGCCTGGATTTCCAGGACTACAAAGCCGAGTTTGCCGACCTGCCCGGCAAATACGCCGCACCGCGCGGTCAATTGCTGCTGGCATGGAAAGCCGACGCCGTGGTCGGCTGCGCCGCGTTCCGGGAGGTGGATGCAACCACGTGCGAGATGAAGCGCGTGTACGTCCGCCCCGCCGCACGCGGCGAACAGCTCGGCCGCCGCCTCGTCCAGCATCTACTACAAGACGCCCGCGCCGCTGGCTATGCCCGCATGTGCCTGGACGTGCTGCCCGAGTTCAAGGCCGCCCAGCAGCTCTACCTGTCGCTGGGCTTCACGCCCGCACCACCGGCCACGTTCAACCCGGTGCCAGGCACGCTGTTCCTGGGTCGGGCGCTGTAG
- a CDS encoding PTS sugar transporter subunit IIC/EAL domain-containing protein: MTTHALSPWLRLLSAAERFDRGPYFIAIRRGLALSLPLIMVGALALLLRNPPTAGMRQVLMEAFGARLDAFCDSVLAGTVGIGSLVALFGFADVLAQLYNQRGGHRVVNPTVAAVVVVSCFFTLIAPDADASLMASLSLGQGLFGALLVASLGGSLFLKLCGIRRLRIPSHHLSNDLLVGDVLSVMPAGMLTILTFALLKAGMAWAGWPQLTAALGALLATPYSEVANSLLFGLGYETVAQVLWLFGIHGPNALYAVHQHILEPATQANAAAVASGGQPQFIFTYHFFAVFARMGGSGGTLSLILALLMSRRTLRGRKMALVVMLPALFNVNEPLLFGLPLVLNPVYAIPFLLTPLVQILIAYAATIADLMPKTGYPVAWTTPALFSGYAATGSVSGAVVQLIGLAVGAVIYLPFVRMADVLSARRSQDVLASLLRIVESPEVSLKCRRCLDLPGDEGRMAVALASDLEAAIKKEGQIFLEFQPQVDCTTGRVFGAEALLRWQHPVLGRVAPPIVVALADDIGQIDQLGLRILSLACRQRAAWRDILPDDFVVAVNLSPRQLLNCRLYRNVLDILQREGLSATQLELEITESTMLLPDINAIGNLKQLREAGVKVALDDFGMGHTSLHYLRELPLDTVKIDRSLADVSAGSVNEHIVRSIASLSRTLNLSTVVEGVETEQQLKRLSALGCDRFQGYFFSRPLAPSVCQQFVLDANLRALAPVL; this comes from the coding sequence ATGACGACGCATGCGCTATCGCCCTGGCTGAGGTTGTTGAGCGCTGCCGAGCGCTTCGACCGTGGGCCGTATTTCATTGCCATTCGGCGCGGGCTGGCGCTCTCTTTGCCGCTCATCATGGTGGGCGCGCTGGCGCTGCTGTTGCGCAATCCGCCCACCGCCGGCATGCGGCAGGTGTTGATGGAGGCCTTTGGCGCGCGGCTGGATGCGTTTTGCGACAGCGTGCTGGCGGGCACGGTCGGCATCGGTTCGTTGGTTGCGTTGTTCGGGTTTGCCGATGTGTTGGCGCAGTTGTACAACCAGCGCGGTGGGCATCGCGTGGTCAACCCGACGGTGGCGGCCGTGGTGGTGGTGTCGTGCTTCTTTACGCTCATTGCGCCGGATGCGGATGCGTCTTTGATGGCATCGCTCTCGCTGGGGCAGGGGCTGTTTGGCGCATTGCTGGTTGCGTCGCTGGGCGGCAGCCTGTTTCTGAAGCTGTGCGGCATCCGCCGTTTGCGCATTCCGTCTCACCATTTGAGCAACGATCTGCTGGTGGGCGATGTGCTGTCGGTCATGCCGGCCGGCATGCTGACGATCCTGACGTTTGCCCTGCTCAAAGCCGGCATGGCCTGGGCGGGCTGGCCGCAGCTCACGGCGGCATTGGGCGCGCTGCTGGCGACGCCGTATTCGGAAGTGGCTAACAGCCTGCTGTTTGGCTTGGGCTACGAAACCGTGGCGCAGGTCCTCTGGCTGTTCGGCATTCATGGGCCGAACGCGCTGTATGCGGTGCACCAGCACATCCTGGAGCCGGCCACGCAGGCCAATGCGGCGGCGGTTGCCAGTGGAGGCCAGCCGCAGTTCATCTTTACGTATCACTTCTTCGCGGTGTTCGCGCGCATGGGCGGCTCGGGCGGCACGCTCAGCCTGATCCTGGCACTGCTGATGTCCAGGCGCACCCTGCGCGGCCGCAAGATGGCGCTGGTCGTCATGCTGCCGGCGCTGTTCAACGTGAACGAACCCTTGCTGTTCGGGTTGCCGCTGGTGCTCAACCCGGTCTATGCAATTCCGTTTCTGCTCACGCCGCTGGTACAGATCCTGATTGCCTATGCGGCCACCATTGCCGACCTGATGCCCAAGACCGGCTACCCCGTAGCGTGGACCACCCCGGCGCTGTTCAGCGGCTACGCGGCCACAGGGTCGGTGTCTGGGGCGGTCGTCCAGCTCATTGGCCTGGCGGTGGGCGCGGTCATTTACCTGCCGTTTGTGCGCATGGCGGATGTGCTGTCCGCACGGCGCAGTCAGGATGTGCTTGCGTCTTTGCTGCGGATTGTCGAGTCCCCCGAAGTGAGCCTGAAGTGCCGGCGCTGTCTGGACCTGCCCGGCGACGAAGGCCGCATGGCGGTGGCGCTGGCCAGCGACCTGGAAGCCGCCATCAAGAAGGAAGGCCAGATCTTTCTGGAGTTTCAGCCGCAGGTGGATTGCACCACCGGGCGCGTGTTTGGGGCCGAGGCGCTGCTGCGGTGGCAGCATCCGGTGCTGGGGCGCGTGGCCCCGCCGATCGTCGTGGCGCTGGCCGATGACATCGGCCAGATCGACCAACTCGGCCTACGCATCCTGTCGCTCGCATGCCGCCAGCGCGCTGCCTGGCGCGATATCTTGCCGGACGATTTCGTGGTCGCCGTGAATCTGTCGCCACGGCAGTTGCTGAACTGCAGGTTGTACCGGAACGTGCTCGACATCCTGCAGCGCGAAGGGTTGTCGGCCACGCAGCTTGAACTGGAGATCACTGAATCGACGATGCTGCTGCCGGACATCAACGCCATCGGCAACCTGAAGCAGCTGCGCGAGGCCGGTGTGAAAGTCGCGCTCGATGATTTCGGGATGGGCCATACGTCGCTGCACTACCTGCGCGAACTGCCGCTGGACACCGTGAAGATCGACCGCTCTCTGGCCGACGTGAGCGCGGGCAGCGTCAACGAGCACATCGTGCGCAGCATTGCCAGCCTGAGCCGTACGCTGAACCTGTCGACGGTGGTGGAAGGGGTGGAGACTGAACAGCAGCTCAAGCGCCTGTCAGCCCTCGGGTGCGATCGGTTTCAGGGGTATTTCTTCAGCCGACCGCTGGCGCCGAGCGTGTGTCAGCAGTTTGTGCTGGATGCCAATCTGCGGGCGTTGGCGCCTGTGCTTTGA
- a CDS encoding LamG-like jellyroll fold domain-containing protein, translated as MLPLLPGCGGGVDDASAQGLGPTQEKTGGGQATTAPAPATPAPEAVPASESGVFRHPGLLVTEDDATRIRALIKAGQEPWTGWWNKLCAEPNASLTAKPNPQPAVYRADSTKYALYGDIWHAWTLVLRWKLSDPQDNRYADKAVEFLDAWAHTLKEVGTVPPGSTAHDDHTFIILAGIQGHQLAQIGEILRTYSGWAPASLKRFQDMLLNVFAGISQNRLNNAALGSHANWDMASLCGALSIGVFCDRPDLYRLAVDYYAGNNRGTLKMFGNGSIVHSVYFMHPGHFGQWEESGRDQGHSTLGMSLGGDLLEMAWNQGDDLYGMHNNRFLAAAEYVARSNLLDENGKTYPMPYAREQDPSQPHTNLWTQVNQSFQHGRNAWEPIYNHYVNRMGLAAPNVSRIVKLVEPKYGGSSDDVMWPTLIHRRVDYAGPMKPPSGLTANLRGNRVVLSWWGSVGATAYAVKRASQASGPFNLLGTVSASELLTYTDIPPNGVWFYQITAQGAGASGAGSNVARIAVPGELRLSLPLNDPNGTGTVGALLTPAGTTTLVQGTLLDGATWGDGRVSDKAIAFDGQKAGLQLPSGVFSDLDDFSLSFWAYANGLHWDTCMFFSGQDGFSSMFIAPQSGSSGVLRFGIFGAGANDAQVVAAPWAMPIRRWVHVAVTLQGNTCRLYVDGTEVGKTDDMLLSPRQVGDQVTFLGRNWAHPSFNGRIQGLRVQAGALSAAEVAALAK; from the coding sequence ATGCTGCCGCTGCTGCCGGGGTGCGGCGGCGGTGTCGATGACGCCTCTGCGCAGGGGCTGGGTCCGACGCAGGAAAAGACCGGAGGAGGCCAGGCCACGACCGCCCCGGCACCTGCGACGCCCGCGCCTGAGGCTGTGCCGGCTTCAGAGAGCGGCGTCTTCCGCCACCCGGGGCTGCTGGTCACCGAAGACGATGCCACCCGCATCCGCGCGCTCATCAAGGCTGGCCAGGAGCCGTGGACGGGCTGGTGGAACAAGCTGTGCGCCGAGCCCAACGCCTCCTTGACCGCCAAGCCGAATCCGCAGCCCGCGGTCTACCGGGCCGACAGTACCAAGTACGCTTTGTACGGCGACATCTGGCACGCCTGGACCCTGGTACTGCGCTGGAAGCTGTCCGACCCGCAGGACAACCGCTATGCCGACAAGGCCGTGGAGTTCCTGGATGCCTGGGCGCACACGCTTAAGGAGGTTGGAACGGTGCCGCCCGGCTCGACCGCCCATGATGACCACACTTTCATCATCCTGGCGGGCATACAAGGCCACCAGTTGGCGCAGATCGGCGAGATCCTGCGTACCTACTCCGGCTGGGCGCCGGCGAGCCTGAAGCGCTTTCAGGACATGCTGCTCAACGTCTTTGCGGGCATCTCGCAAAACCGTCTCAACAACGCAGCGCTGGGATCTCACGCCAACTGGGACATGGCATCGCTGTGCGGTGCGCTGTCGATCGGCGTGTTCTGCGACCGGCCTGACCTCTATCGCCTGGCCGTTGACTACTACGCCGGCAACAACCGCGGCACGCTGAAGATGTTTGGCAATGGCTCCATCGTGCATAGCGTGTACTTCATGCACCCGGGCCATTTCGGGCAGTGGGAGGAGAGCGGCCGCGACCAGGGGCACTCGACGCTGGGCATGTCGCTGGGCGGCGACCTGCTGGAGATGGCGTGGAACCAGGGCGACGATCTCTACGGGATGCACAACAACCGCTTCCTCGCCGCCGCCGAATACGTGGCGCGCTCCAACCTGCTGGACGAGAACGGCAAGACCTATCCCATGCCCTATGCGCGTGAACAGGATCCGTCGCAACCGCACACGAACCTGTGGACGCAGGTGAACCAGTCGTTCCAGCACGGCCGCAACGCCTGGGAGCCGATCTACAACCACTACGTGAACCGCATGGGGCTGGCGGCGCCCAACGTTTCGCGCATCGTGAAGTTGGTCGAGCCCAAGTACGGCGGCAGCAGCGACGACGTCATGTGGCCGACGCTGATCCATCGTCGCGTGGACTATGCGGGCCCCATGAAGCCGCCGTCTGGCCTCACGGCCAACCTGCGCGGCAACCGCGTCGTGCTGTCGTGGTGGGGCAGCGTCGGGGCGACCGCGTATGCGGTAAAGCGCGCAAGCCAGGCCAGCGGCCCCTTCAACCTGCTGGGCACCGTTTCGGCCAGCGAGTTGCTGACCTACACCGATATCCCGCCCAACGGCGTCTGGTTCTACCAGATCACCGCCCAGGGCGCCGGTGCCTCGGGCGCCGGTTCCAACGTGGCCCGCATCGCCGTTCCTGGCGAGCTCCGCCTGTCGCTGCCGCTGAACGATCCGAACGGCACCGGCACGGTCGGCGCGCTACTCACCCCCGCTGGCACCACGACCTTGGTGCAGGGCACGCTGCTGGACGGCGCGACCTGGGGTGACGGGCGTGTCAGCGACAAGGCCATCGCGTTCGACGGCCAGAAGGCCGGCCTGCAATTGCCGTCCGGGGTGTTCAGTGACCTCGACGACTTCAGCCTGTCTTTCTGGGCCTACGCGAACGGGTTGCACTGGGACACCTGCATGTTTTTCTCAGGGCAGGATGGATTCAGCTCCATGTTCATCGCCCCACAGTCTGGCAGTAGTGGCGTGCTGCGCTTCGGGATCTTCGGCGCAGGAGCCAACGACGCGCAGGTTGTGGCAGCGCCGTGGGCCATGCCGATTCGGCGCTGGGTCCATGTGGCCGTCACGCTGCAGGGCAACACCTGCCGCCTCTACGTTGACGGCACCGAGGTGGGCAAGACCGACGACATGCTGCTGTCGCCGCGGCAGGTGGGCGATCAGGTCACCTTCCTGGGCCGCAACTGGGCGCATCCATCGTTCAACGGGCGCATTCAGGGCTTGCGCGTGCAGGCGGGCGCATTGAGTGCCGCGGAGGTTGCGGCGCTGGCCAAGTGA
- a CDS encoding enoyl-CoA hydratase: MQPHPTTNAAADAPVLRDDRDGVVTLRLNRPLQFNALSEAMLDALQRVLDDIAQDATVRCVVLGAEGKAFCAGHDLREMRGTPELAYYQALFARCSVVMQAIQALPVPVIARVHGVATAAGCQLVGSCDLAIASDTARFAVSGINVGLFCSTPAVALSRNVLAKRAFDMLVTGRFIDAATAADWGLINEAVPAAELDAAVARKVADIVSKSPTAIRYGKAMFYRQRQMPLADAYAYAGDVMARNMMEEDAGEGIDAFLEKRPARWRS; this comes from the coding sequence ATGCAACCTCACCCCACCACCAACGCCGCCGCCGACGCACCCGTCCTGCGCGATGACCGCGACGGTGTCGTCACCCTGCGGCTGAATCGACCCCTGCAGTTCAATGCGTTATCCGAAGCCATGCTGGATGCGCTGCAGCGCGTGTTGGACGACATTGCGCAAGACGCGACGGTGCGCTGCGTGGTGCTCGGCGCCGAGGGCAAGGCCTTCTGCGCCGGACACGACTTGCGGGAAATGCGCGGCACACCTGAACTTGCGTATTACCAGGCGTTGTTTGCGCGATGCAGCGTGGTGATGCAGGCGATTCAGGCGCTGCCGGTGCCGGTTATCGCCCGCGTGCATGGCGTGGCGACTGCGGCGGGCTGCCAGTTGGTTGGCAGTTGCGACCTGGCCATTGCCTCCGATACGGCGCGGTTTGCGGTGTCGGGCATCAACGTCGGCCTGTTCTGCTCGACGCCTGCGGTGGCGTTGTCGCGCAACGTGCTTGCGAAGCGCGCGTTCGACATGCTGGTGACGGGCCGCTTTATCGATGCGGCTACGGCCGCGGACTGGGGCCTCATCAACGAGGCCGTACCCGCGGCGGAACTGGATGCCGCCGTGGCTCGCAAGGTGGCGGACATCGTGTCGAAGAGCCCCACCGCAATCCGCTATGGCAAGGCGATGTTCTATCGGCAACGGCAGATGCCGCTTGCCGATGCCTATGCTTACGCGGGCGATGTCATGGCCCGCAACATGATGGAAGAAGACGCCGGCGAGGGCATCGACGCCTTCCTGGAAAAGCGCCCCGCCCGCTGG
- a CDS encoding FUSC family protein, which yields MSISLRAPRTVKLPAPLLSLLRLVRDPHRRYRHARYIHATRVGLGVLLSIAVTSGFGWPHGEWATISLLIVIAGLQHHGNIRKRAAERAWGTLIGAVAGLLIIVQQTWLGHLPLTYALTAIACGVCAYHAIGKGGYIALLAAITLVIVVGHGDNNLLDGAWRTLNVLVGIAIALLFSFALPLYATYSWRYRLADALRECAGAYANLGHTSEAPGERSEQLGKLNTLLVQLRSLMPSVSKEIDVPVERLENIQRSLRICISTLELLNATHGTMGQPSGGALPGVGARCIRDTLIGMSRALRFGTVARLARPRAADRAEVSPAPGTPTVESALAEGFANEIENLRRQLLAIAPQWNIG from the coding sequence ATGTCGATTTCCCTTCGTGCGCCCCGCACCGTGAAACTCCCTGCCCCCTTGCTTTCCCTGCTCCGCCTTGTGCGCGACCCGCACCGGCGCTATCGGCATGCCCGGTACATCCACGCAACGCGCGTCGGCCTGGGCGTGCTGCTCTCCATTGCTGTCACGTCGGGCTTTGGATGGCCGCATGGCGAGTGGGCCACCATCTCGCTGCTGATCGTCATTGCCGGCCTGCAGCACCACGGCAACATCCGCAAGCGCGCGGCAGAGCGTGCGTGGGGCACCCTCATCGGCGCCGTGGCGGGCCTGTTGATCATCGTTCAGCAGACGTGGCTCGGGCACCTGCCGCTCACCTACGCGCTCACGGCCATCGCGTGCGGCGTCTGCGCGTATCACGCCATCGGCAAGGGCGGCTATATCGCGCTGCTCGCCGCCATCACGCTCGTCATCGTGGTGGGGCATGGCGACAACAACCTGCTCGACGGCGCCTGGCGCACGCTCAACGTGCTGGTGGGGATTGCGATTGCGCTGCTGTTCTCGTTTGCGCTGCCGCTGTATGCCACGTATTCGTGGCGCTACCGGCTGGCCGATGCGCTACGCGAATGCGCCGGGGCGTATGCCAACCTCGGCCACACCAGTGAAGCCCCGGGCGAGCGCAGCGAGCAGCTCGGCAAGCTCAACACGCTGCTCGTGCAACTGCGCTCGCTCATGCCGTCGGTGTCCAAAGAGATTGACGTACCCGTGGAGCGGCTGGAGAACATCCAGCGCAGCCTGCGCATCTGCATCAGCACGCTCGAACTGCTCAATGCAACCCACGGGACGATGGGCCAACCCAGCGGCGGCGCACTGCCCGGCGTGGGTGCGCGGTGCATCCGCGACACGCTGATCGGCATGTCGCGGGCACTGCGGTTCGGCACGGTGGCGCGCCTGGCTCGGCCACGCGCGGCCGACCGCGCCGAGGTAAGCCCCGCACCCGGCACGCCCACGGTGGAAAGCGCGCTGGCCGAAGGCTTTGCCAACGAGATCGAGAACCTCCGACGGCAGCTGCTGGCGATTGCGCCGCAGTGGAATATCGGGTGA
- a CDS encoding MASE4 domain-containing protein, protein MSETLDMQRGLLLSLSPGRRTYWMAQAVALLSLVVLVSAVPFAKVQLAHLPSFVPLYESALILNDLITAALLFGQFAITRSRAMLALASGYLFTAATAVGHLLSFPGLFASGGLLGAGPQSTAWIYMFWHAGFPLFVIAYAVLKAREEQEPDRFPAHTLTRQTALGTMAAVLGAAAACVALATAGEHLLPAIMTANRYTPTMWIVAGGTWCFCVVALVVLWRSRPHLTLDIWLMVVLCVWICDVALSAVFNGGRYDLGFYAGRMFGLLGASFVLLLLLIENTVLHSRLAAARAELRRLAASNMGDRQG, encoded by the coding sequence ATGTCGGAAACGCTGGACATGCAGCGGGGCTTGTTGCTGAGCCTCTCTCCAGGACGCCGGACGTACTGGATGGCGCAGGCGGTGGCGTTGCTGTCGCTGGTGGTTTTGGTGTCGGCCGTGCCGTTCGCCAAGGTGCAACTGGCGCATCTTCCCTCGTTCGTGCCGCTTTACGAATCGGCCCTCATCCTCAATGACCTGATTACCGCCGCGCTGCTCTTTGGGCAGTTCGCCATCACGCGGTCGCGCGCCATGCTGGCCCTCGCCAGTGGCTACCTGTTCACAGCGGCCACTGCGGTGGGGCACTTGCTATCGTTTCCGGGGCTGTTCGCGTCCGGCGGCCTGCTCGGCGCGGGGCCGCAGAGCACCGCGTGGATCTACATGTTCTGGCACGCGGGCTTTCCACTGTTTGTCATCGCTTACGCCGTGCTGAAGGCGCGCGAAGAGCAGGAGCCCGACCGCTTCCCGGCTCATACGCTCACGCGACAGACGGCGCTGGGCACGATGGCGGCCGTGCTGGGCGCAGCGGCCGCCTGCGTGGCGCTGGCCACCGCCGGCGAACACCTGCTGCCCGCCATCATGACCGCCAACCGCTACACGCCGACCATGTGGATCGTGGCCGGCGGCACATGGTGCTTTTGCGTGGTCGCGCTGGTCGTGCTCTGGCGCAGCCGCCCGCACCTGACGCTCGATATCTGGCTGATGGTGGTGCTGTGCGTGTGGATCTGCGATGTCGCGCTCAGCGCCGTATTCAATGGCGGGCGATATGACCTCGGATTCTATGCCGGCCGTATGTTCGGGCTGTTGGGGGCGAGCTTTGTGCTGTTGCTGTTGCTGATCGAGAACACGGTGCTGCACTCCCGATTGGCAGCGGCACGGGCAGAACTCAGGCGGCTGGCGGCGAGCAATATGGGGGATCGGCAAGGCTGA